From the genome of Desulfovibrio sp. JY:
GACGTCCGGCTCAAGGCTCTTTTTTCCCGGCGACAACGCGAGCGTGGCCAGATCGATGTTCTTGCGCACGGGTGGATAGCACACGCCATGCTCGGCGCAGCCCTGGTAGGTCACCTGGACCGCGCCCGAGGAAGGCAGGGCCGACCTGGCGAGGGACGCCGCCACGTGGTCGTGGTAGACCTGCGTGCTGCCGAAGGTCGGATCGTCCTTTTCCTGCCCGGGGGGCAGGGCAAGGGGCACGGCCTTGCCGTCGTTCGTCGTGACTTCGATCCGGTCCTTATAAAGGTAATGCCCCGGGGCGATATCCCAGGTGCAAACGAGGTTCCCGTCGCCGCCCCTGGCGACGCCCAACCGGAATGCCGCATCGGCCGGAAGTGGCGTCCTGGCCGGTGCCGCGGCGGGAAGCAGGATCAGCGCGACAACAAAGGCCAGGCTGTACGTCCATGGAAATGCTCTTGACATGCCGCTCCTTCCTTGAATGAAGTTTCCCCCAGTTTCGCCGTCCACCTTAAGCCAGCCTTAAGGCGCGGGAAGAAAACCGGGGGCGGAGGAAGCCGGACATGCGGATTCTTATTATCGAAGACGACCAGATCCTTGCCGACGGGCTCAAGGTGGGGCTTGGCCTGGCCGGCATGACCGTGGATCTGGTCGGCTCCTGCGCGCAGGCAGGCGAGGCGCTTGCCACGACAACCTTCGACGCCGTGGTGCTCGACCTGATGTTGCCGGACGGTTCCGGGCTTGATGTGCTGCGGGGCATGCGCCAGCGGGGAGACCGCACCCCGGTCCTGCTGCTCACCGCCCTTGACGAGATCGCGGACAGGGTCAAGGGACTCGACCTCGGCGCGGACGACTACTGCGGCAAGCCTTTTGATCTGGAGGAACTGGCCGCACGCATCCGGGCCATAGGACGGCGTGGAGCCGGGCGCGCCTCCCCTTGCCTGACGGCCGCCGGCATTGCCCTTGAGCCGTCAACCCTGTCGGTCACCTTAAACGGGCAGCCTCTCACGCTGTCCAGGCGGGAGTTCGCGGTCCTGGCGCTCTTGATGGAGCATCCCGGCGCGATCCGCTCCAAGGGTGAAATCGAGGATCGCCTCTACGGCTGGGGCGAGGAAGTGGAAAGCAATGCGGTGGAGGTGCACGTGCATCATTTACGGGCCAAGGTCGGCCGTGAAAAAATAGAAACCGTACGGGGTATTGGCTACCGTATGCGGGTCTCGCCATGACGTCCCTGCGCCGGCGTCTTTTCGTCATTCTGGTCGCCGCCACAGGCATCATATGGCTGTGCGGCATCCTCTGGATTTTCGTGGGGGCAAAAGCGGAACTCGAACATGTGCTCGACACCCGCCTGAAGGAGGCGGCGCGCATGGTCAATTCCCTCGTGGCCAAAAGCGGCCCCTCCTTTGCCGCCGCGGCAAGCGCCGCCGCAACGCCGGAACATTATGAACGCCAGCTTTCCTGCCAGATATGGACGTTGGACGGACACCTTCTCGCCCGGTCCGGCAGCGCGCCGGACGTCTCCCTGACCGACCAGGCGTCCGGCTTCTCCGATCGCCGCATCCAGGGCGAATACTGGCGGGTGTACACCATCGACAACCCGGCCAAGGGCGTGCGCGTGATGATCGGCGACCGTCTCGGCCAGCGCGACCAGCTTGCGGTCGACCTGGTCAAGGGGCTTTCCATCCCCGCCATCCTGATGCTTCCCCTGCTCGGCGGCCTCATCTGGCTCAGCCTGGGACGCGGACTGCGCCCACTGCTCGGCATGGCCGTGGAGCTCAAATCCCGGGCAGCCGACGACATGCGGCCTTTGCGGACACGACACGCCCCTGACGAACTTC
Proteins encoded in this window:
- a CDS encoding response regulator transcription factor, translating into MRILIIEDDQILADGLKVGLGLAGMTVDLVGSCAQAGEALATTTFDAVVLDLMLPDGSGLDVLRGMRQRGDRTPVLLLTALDEIADRVKGLDLGADDYCGKPFDLEELAARIRAIGRRGAGRASPCLTAAGIALEPSTLSVTLNGQPLTLSRREFAVLALLMEHPGAIRSKGEIEDRLYGWGEEVESNAVEVHVHHLRAKVGREKIETVRGIGYRMRVSP